The genome window ATCAGCCCTTCAGGCTGATTTTTTATAGGCGTTCTATCCATTGGCATAATAACCTCGGTAGAATCTGAGCGACTTTCTCCAACATGACCGTTCCCATACCATGTTGATAATGTTCACGATCCCGACTAGTAAAGATGACCATACCGGATTCACCATGCTGACCAAACAGTGAAATAGCGACTGAACCGACATTTAATGCATCAGGTAAAAGTAATTGAATTTCAGGGCCATTCAACCGACCGAGGTAGTTACGTTTATCGCCAAATCGTTGAATTCTCACGGGTTCAAATACACGACGCGAAATAACTAATTGATGCGCATCCAAAGGAGCGGATAAATGCCAGCTGTCACTAAACAAACGCACTTGAGCACCGGATAAACCCAGTTTTTTTGCCCAACGATTTAGCGCTAGCAGCATTTGCTGTAAACTTTCTGCTGATGACATTTCAATCACCAACACTAACAATTCATCAAAAAGCTCCACATTTTCGTGAGCTTGCTCAACCATAAAACGAATATCTTGTTCGAGCTCTTTGATTTTCAACCGTTGACGACTCATCACTAACTCAGGTAATGAGATAGCTTCCCGCACAACATGGGGTACTTTTAGCTGTTCCAACAGTTGCGCATTACGAAGAAAAAAATAGGGGTTTTCCGTTAAGTAGCGCACGACATCGACCTCATCAATTTGATGAGCCAATTCCTGTGCTTTTTTGGTTTTATCCATTTTTCCCTCTTCAGCTATTCAAAATTATAGTTGAATGACTCCGTCATAAACATGCGTTGCAGGGCCTGTCATATAAAGTGGCGCCCCAGGACCTTCCCAGGAAATATCTAATGAGCCCCCTGGTAAATCAACTTTGACCCGCTTCGCCAGTAATCCTTGACTAATTCCAACCGCGACAGCGGCGCATGCCCCGCTACCACAAGCTTGAGTTTCCCCAGCCCCACGTTCATAAACGCGCAAGCGGATGTGGTCAACACTGATAATTTCCATAAAGCCAATATTGGCACGTTCTGGAAAGCGCTCATGATTTTCTAAAGCGGGACCTAAAACTTCGACTTCTGCCGTATGAATACTTTCAACTTGAATGACACAATGCGGGTTACCCATTGAGACCACCCCACACAGAACTGTACGTTCTTGTGCTCGAATAATATAGGTTTTTTCTTCTTTAACTGCGCGAAATGGTACTCTCTGTGGTTCAAAATCAGGCACGCCCATATTAACGCAGACATCATCATTCTCATTTATGGTTAATGTCATACGGCCGGACTGAGTACTGACTTTGATTTTTTGCTTATTCGTTAAACCTTTAAGCCTGACAAAACGAGCAAAACAACGCGCACCATTGCCACATTGTGCAACTTCACTACCATCTGCATTAAAAATACGATAATGGAAGTCAAGGTCAGGGTCATAAGGTGCTTCAACCAATAGTAGTTGATCGAACCCAACTCCTGTGTGTCTATCCGCTAACCGACAAATCAATTCAGGCGAAAAATATATATTTTGTGTAACGCCATCGACAACCATGAAGTCATTGCCTAAGCCATGCATTTTAGAAAATTGCATTTCACGCTCCATAGAGGTGGCTTACTGATTATTTGTTGTTTGAGCAGGCTCTTTGGCAGTACTGTCTTGTGCGGTAGGTTGCACATCAGATGCCTTAGCCGGTGCTGCAGTTTCTTCCGGCGGAAAATACAACGGGCCTTTTAAGCCACAGCCAGAAAGGGTAAATAAAACAACTAGTGCACTAAGCCCAATTAAACTTTTTTTCATTCTTTTTCGCCCGTATTGCTCACTTTTGACATCTGATAATTTACACAATAACAGGAGTGGCCTTGCAAATCACGCCTGTTTATCTAGCATGCGGATATTATATACTTTAGGCTAAATTTAGTCTGAAGTTTTTAGTGGGCATGCTTAGATTGACCCTGATGCAGATTCCCTCCTATAATTTCAGCTAACAATAATAATTTCAATTAACCCATTGTGAGCAAACAGGAAATTAATCGTGAATGACAGCGAATTTCATCAGCTAGCAGAAACGCTACTGAGCACCATCGAAGAACATTTAGATAATTATGAGGGTGATGCCGATATTGATTGTGAAATCAATGGGGGTGTGATGACTCTTAGCTTTGAAGATGGCAGTAAAATTATTATCAACAAGCAAGAAGCATTCCACCAAATATGGCTAGCGACTAAACAGGGTGGGTACCATTATGATTATCAACAAGGTAATTGGATTTGTGACCGCTCTGGGCATGAATTTAAAGCTAAATTAGCCGAGGCAATTGCCTTTCAAAGCCAAGAGCCCTTTTCATTTTAAGCATTACAAGTTTCGAAGGTGGGCAGCACGCTATACTGCCTGCCATTAATATCAATAATAGTGCGCTTGTGGGTGCGGTGATTGGTTCGAATGCATTTCATATCCAACGTCATCATCTTCTTCCGCTGTGAATGGCCATGTTGCCCCGGAAAATGCAACAACTTGATTTTTACCATCTTGATTAATGATTTGGTAAAATTGCGGTAAATTGAAATTGATAAAGTTTGCGCCATAGGTAAACCGGTCATGGGAAGAAGAATAGAATTTACTCACGTCACGAACAAGATCTTCTTTCGACCCCTCACAGTGAGAATAAATTTCAACCCGATTCGCCTCATCTAAAACATAAATATTAAAACCGGTATTATCTGCCGTATTTTCAAAGAAAAACTGTACAATCCCTTCACTCGCATAGCCATCAACAACTGCAGGTAAATGGTTATCACTCTTCGCCTGAAGTTTAACGGGCCAGCCATGTAGTTTGTTATGGGAGATAGCCCCGTAGAACTCAACCGCATTCTCAAGTTTTTGTACCGATACGTTCAGACGCTCAAAGAATAACCCCCACGTCTGCCCCGCGATACGCAATGCTTTAAAACGCCCAGGGTCATTTCGGTTGCTTGACAAACGCAATTCAACACACTCAGATACCAACTGTTGTACACGAGTACGGATCAACCCACGTAAGTGCTCACTATAACAAAACACCTCAACCGCTTCAGGAGGCGATGCATCTTGATGCATTTTCCCTAAAATAGTTTTAAGTGCTTCTAACATGCACTGTTCTCCGCTGAAATGTAGCGTTCTTACCTCATTCCACGAATTACGATACAACAAATCAATACTACCAATCAGGCACTGTTGTGATTCTCCAAAACTGAAAATATCCAGTTTTCTAAAATCAACATGGACGACTTGCTCAGAATATACCTGTGTTGGATCTTTTTCTAAGTTAACAATGATTGCAAGGTGGCGAATTTCACATGGACTATAAAGCGCTTTTGGCGTTGGGGCTGGTAACCTGATAGGGAAATGGCTTGAAACATCGTGCATCAGTTCAAGCAATTTTCGTTCATCACACTGGGATTTCCCATTATGCATGTAAACCTGGGTGGTTTCAGTCAGCAAACCATTAAAATAAGCCCATGCCACTAATTTATTTAAATAGCGGTTATATTCAAGAGGTTGATGGCCAATAATGGCATCAATATTTGGCGCTTGGTTATACAAATACCAGCCGCTACGGTTAGCTCGCCCCTCTGGCACATAAATAAAGGTTAAATGCGCTTCGCTCAAATCAGGTGAGATTTGTGGATTAACTAACGTCACCTTCCCCGGGAGAGCTTCGAAAGCCGCATATAATTTACGGGTTAATACTCCAATATCTTGTGGGCTTGCACTAACACTTAAATTATTTCTACGGGCAAAGCGAATGAGGTTACGATAGCTTTGCATCATCGTATCAAGTAACTCGTTATGTGCTTCACGGACACGCTCAATTTTCCATTGATTGCGTGTATCGAGTATCGACAAACGCTCTGATCCCCATCCCCATGATTCAACCAATTGAGACAACACATCACGGCGCCAACCTGCGCAAGTATTCCCCTCTTCTTCAGATAGTTTTTCGCATACTTTCAGGTAGAAACAACGGCGGATAAGGTCAAGACGGGTTAAATCATTAATTTCAGTCAGGTAACGTGTCACACGCTCTAACATTAAGCAGTATGAGTCCAAGCCATAACACACAATTTCGCCTGCATGTAAATGACGCTTAAACTCCATGGCTAATAATTTACCGTTAGGGTAATCCCATGAATAGGATTCCAGCAAAATACTCTTCAATACCGCTTTATAAGGGGAATCAACACTTTTATACAACTGCCATAGGCTTGCACCGAAATATTCCGCGGCAGAAAGCTCACTTAACCCGCCTAAATCAAGCCATTCGTTCGGTGTTAGCACTCCTTGTGCATATAACCCCATAACATATTCATCGTAATGCTGCTCTTCTTCAACCGGCACCATGGTCCACAGCAAACGTTTACCCGCCATACGTACAGCGGTTCGATAAAATTCATCTAACAATAGGATGTGTTGCGTTGAACCACAGTTTTCCCCACCAATATGCCCACTGGCATGATGGCGAAAACGATTTTCATCGATTAAAAACACAGTGACATCAATCCCTAAAGATGCTGCCCACTGTTCAATTAAGGTGCATTTTTTTTGCAAAAAACGTTTTTCTTCGTGGTCCAACCAAGACGGATGACAAACCCAAACGTCGATATCTGAACACTGGCTTTGCCCAACAGATGAAGTGCTACCCATCGAATAGATGCCTGTAATCGGTAATTCACCGTTCGCTTCAGTTTCAATCACGGGTAAAAAACGTTCAAAAGGCGCTAACCATTTTTTTTGCTCTGCATCAGGAGAGAAAAAGCAGACACCATGAGGGACATTACCTTCAATAAAACCAGGTATCATGGGATGATGATAATGAAACAAGACAGGCAGCAAACTATAAACCTTCGAGAAGGTTTCACTCATAGAAGCTGTTGCACGTTCTAACCGTAATTGGTTTATCGCATCCAGTCTTTGTTTTAAGGTTTCAATATAGAGATACAAAGGTTACGCCTGATTGAATGAAAGTAATACAAACCTGAGAATTTCCCAGCACCCAACAGATAGAGATAGATTTAAAATAATTTTCAAATGGATTGTCGGAAACGTGATCAATTTAACACCTTGCATCAAAAGGGTAAAGTAGATCACATAATTTTACGCGCTTATTTTTGATACAAAATGCTTTTCAACATATTGTATAAAAAGGCTTTTTATTTTTTAATCTGTAAAATATCCCTTGTTTTTCAATGGAATAATTTCTTTTTACCTTATTGTTTAGTAAAACAGCAAAACTGAACGATATTAAGTACAATACGCACAGCGTCTGTGCTTACACGCTTCAACACGAATTAATAGAAAACACAGATTGTTCCACACAAAAAATAGCACGATAAGCTAAAGAAATTGCTTAATAGCTATTCTAGGTCATCTCCTTTTGAATCACTTTCTTGCATCATGGTAGAAAAAGTAAATCGGCTATAAACAATTCAGAGCGCGATTTTGCACCCAGCTGGAAAAAATATCCTTAACATGTTAAAACTAATGCCAATTGTATGGTTAATCTGCGGCATTCTTCGCCAGAGAAAACAGTAAAATGACATCAACAAATATCGTGCGTATTGCAACGCGCAAAAGCCCTTTAGCCCTATGGCAAGCGCACTTTGTCAAAGATAAATTAGAGCAGCTTCACCCAGGCTTACAGGTTGAATTAGTTCCTATGGTGACAAAAGGCGACATCATTCTTGATACCCCTCTTGCTAAGGTCGGCGGGAAAGGTTTATTCGTCAAAGAATTAGAACTTGCCTTGTTGGAAGGACGCGCAGACATTGCCGTTCACTCGATGAAAGATGTCCCTGTTGAATTCCCTGAAGGCTTAGGATTAGTCACGATTTGTGAACGTGAAGACCCGCGAGATGCCTTTGTCTCAAACCACTACGATAACCTTGATGCATTGCCAAAAGGCAGTATCGTCGGGACATCGAGTTTACGTCGTCAATGCCAATTAAGGGAACTCCGCCCTGATTTAGTCATTCGCGACTTACGTGGTAACGTAGGTACACGCCTATCAAAATTAGATAACGGTGAATATGATGCCATTATTTTAGCCGTTGCTGGGTTAAAACGCTTGGAGTTAGACACTCGAATTAAAACGGCTCTTGCACCTGAGCAATGCTTACCTGCAGTTGGCCAAGGTGCTGTCGGTATCGAATGCCGTTTAAATGATAGTAAAACCCGCGAATTACTCGCGAAACTCAATAATGACTCAACATCAACCTGTGTTCTGGCTGAACGAGCAATGAATATGCGCCTTGAAGGCGGTTGCCAAGTTCCGATTGGCAGTTACGCTATTTGGCAAGATGACAAAATATGGCTACGGGCCTTGGTGGGAGCGCCAGACGGCAGTGTGATTATTCGTGGGGAACGACTCGTTTCTCCGAGTGAAGCTAATCAAGCGGGTGTATCATTGGCTGAAGAATTACTTGAGCGTGGTGCAAGGGAAATTCTGGCGGATGTTTACCAAGGAAACCCGCCTGCATGAAGGTGCTTGTCACTCGCCCTGAACCAGCAGGTTCGGAGCTGATCACAGCAATCACCGCCAAAGGGGGAGAAGCCTTCGCCTCCCCTTTAATTCGCATTGGACCCGGTGCTGAATTAAATACCCTTATACCTCAACTTGATAGCCTTACTGAAAATGATTTAGTCTTTCTTTTATCTAAAAATGCAGTCGAATATGCAAATTTAACACTTGAACAAATGGCGCGTAGCTGGTCAGATAAGTTATCTTACTATGGAATTGGCCGCTCTACAGGGCAGTATTTTCAACAAGTAACAGGAAAAAACATAAGTTGGGCTGAACAAGGTGAAACCAGTGAAGTACTACTAACACACCCTGAACTTCAATTTCTCGAAGGGAAAAACGCTCTATTATTACGAGGAAATGGCGGACGAGAGCATCTCGCATCAACATTAAGGGCCAGGGGCGCAAAAATCAGCTATTGTGAATGTTATACAAGGCATCCTGTTTACTATGATAGAACCCTATTCAATCAGCAATGGTTTCAAACGGGTATTACAGATGTTGTGATCACGAGTGGTCAAATGTTAGCCTTGTTAGACGAATTAATCACTGAAGAATACCAAACTTGGTGGTTTTCCCGCCGCCTACTTGTCGTCAGTGAACGGATTGCAGACCAAGCCCGCAGAGGCGGATGGCAAAAGGTCTGTGTAGCTAATAGCGCAGATAATAATGCTTTATTAGAAGCATTAATTTCAATCGATATGGGATGCTAATTTATGACGGAACACGATAAAACAACCGAGACGGTTACCCAAGAAGCTGGTGCAGAACAACAGCACCCAAAAAACAAACCTTCTTCGGAACAAAAACGTTCTGGTCTGATAGGTGGTGTAATTGCTATTGCTATTATCATCGCTATTGGTGGCGGATTATACTATTTTACCCAAC of Providencia rettgeri contains these proteins:
- the hemC gene encoding Porphobilinogen deaminase, translated to MTSTNIVRIATRKSPLALWQAHFVKDKLEQLHPGLQVELVPMVTKGDIILDTPLAKVGGKGLFVKELELALLEGRADIAVHSMKDVPVEFPEGLGLVTICEREDPRDAFVSNHYDNLDALPKGSIVGTSSLRRQCQLRELRPDLVIRDLRGNVGTRLSKLDNGEYDAIILAVAGLKRLELDTRIKTALAPEQCLPAVGQGAVGIECRLNDSKTRELLAKLNNDSTSTCVLAERAMNMRLEGGCQVPIGSYAIWQDDKIWLRALVGAPDGSVIIRGERLVSPSEANQAGVSLAEELLERGAREILADVYQGNPPA
- a CDS encoding uroporphyrinogen-III synthase; translation: MKVLVTRPEPAGSELITAITAKGGEAFASPLIRIGPGAELNTLIPQLDSLTENDLVFLLSKNAVEYANLTLEQMARSWSDKLSYYGIGRSTGQYFQQVTGKNISWAEQGETSEVLLTHPELQFLEGKNALLLRGNGGREHLASTLRARGAKISYCECYTRHPVYYDRTLFNQQWFQTGITDVVITSGQMLALLDELITEEYQTWWFSRRLLVVSERIADQARRGGWQKVCVANSADNNALLEALISIDMGC
- the dapF gene encoding Diaminopimelate epimerase, translating into MQFSKMHGLGNDFMVVDGVTQNIYFSPELICRLADRHTGVGFDQLLLVEAPYDPDLDFHYRIFNADGSEVAQCGNGARCFARFVRLKGLTNKQKIKVSTQSGRMTLTINENDDVCVNMGVPDFEPQRVPFRAVKEEKTYIIRAQERTVLCGVVSMGNPHCVIQVESIHTAEVEVLGPALENHERFPERANIGFMEIISVDHIRLRVYERGAGETQACGSGACAAVAVGISQGLLAKRVKVDLPGGSLDISWEGPGAPLYMTGPATHVYDGVIQL
- a CDS encoding adenylate cyclase is translated as MYLYIETLKQRLDAINQLRLERATASMSETFSKVYSLLPVLFHYHHPMIPGFIEGNVPHGVCFFSPDAEQKKWLAPFERFLPVIETEANGELPITGIYSMGSTSSVGQSQCSDIDVWVCHPSWLDHEEKRFLQKKCTLIEQWAASLGIDVTVFLIDENRFRHHASGHIGGENCGSTQHILLLDEFYRTAVRMAGKRLLWTMVPVEEEQHYDEYVMGLYAQGVLTPNEWLDLGGLSELSAAEYFGASLWQLYKSVDSPYKAVLKSILLESYSWDYPNGKLLAMEFKRHLHAGEIVCYGLDSYCLMLERVTRYLTEINDLTRLDLIRRCFYLKVCEKLSEEEGNTCAGWRRDVLSQLVESWGWGSERLSILDTRNQWKIERVREAHNELLDTMMQSYRNLIRFARRNNLSVSASPQDIGVLTRKLYAAFEALPGKVTLVNPQISPDLSEAHLTFIYVPEGRANRSGWYLYNQAPNIDAIIGHQPLEYNRYLNKLVAWAYFNGLLTETTQVYMHNGKSQCDERKLLELMHDVSSHFPIRLPAPTPKALYSPCEIRHLAIIVNLEKDPTQVYSEQVVHVDFRKLDIFSFGESQQCLIGSIDLLYRNSWNEVRTLHFSGEQCMLEALKTILGKMHQDASPPEAVEVFCYSEHLRGLIRTRVQQLVSECVELRLSSNRNDPGRFKALRIAGQTWGLFFERLNVSVQKLENAVEFYGAISHNKLHGWPVKLQAKSDNHLPAVVDGYASEGIVQFFFENTADNTGFNIYVLDEANRVEIYSHCEGSKEDLVRDVSKFYSSSHDRFTYGANFINFNLPQFYQIINQDGKNQVVAFSGATWPFTAEEDDDVGYEMHSNQSPHPQAHYY
- the cyaY gene encoding frataxin-like protein; the protein is MNDSEFHQLAETLLSTIEEHLDNYEGDADIDCEINGGVMTLSFEDGSKIIINKQEAFHQIWLATKQGGYHYDYQQGNWICDRSGHEFKAKLAEAIAFQSQEPFSF
- a CDS encoding Predicted small periplasmic lipoprotein, which produces MKKSLIGLSALVVLFTLSGCGLKGPLYFPPEETAAPAKASDVQPTAQDSTAKEPAQTTNNQ